One region of Vigna angularis cultivar LongXiaoDou No.4 chromosome 10, ASM1680809v1, whole genome shotgun sequence genomic DNA includes:
- the LOC128194401 gene encoding putative calcium-transporting ATPase 13, plasma membrane-type, whose protein sequence is MWRNQISQALYQVMVHLVLEFRGRSIFHVTEKVKNTIIFNSFVLCQLFNELNARELEKKNIFKGLGKNRLFIVIVSLTVVLQLVKVEFLKKIANTKRLTWEQWAVCVSIRALSWPIGVLVKSIPLVPKKN, encoded by the coding sequence ATGTGGAGGAACCAGATTTCACAGGCATTGTACCAGGTTATGGTACACCTGGTTTTAGAATTCAGGGGAAGATCAATCTTTCATGTTACTGAGAAGGTGAAGAACACAATTATCTTCAATTCTTTTGTCCTCTGCCAACTGTTCAATGAGTTAAATGCAAGGGAGCTGGAGAAGAAGAACATATTTAAGGGACTTGGTAAGAATAGGTTGTTCATTGTAATTGTGAGCCTAACTGTTGTTCTTCAGCTAGTGAAGGTTGAGTTTCTAAAAAAGATAGCCAATACTAAGAGATTGACTTGGGAGCAATGGGCTGTTTGTGTTAGCATTCGAGCTTTGTCTTGGCCAATTGGTGTGCTGGTGAAGTCTATCCCACTTGTTCCCaagaaaaattag